The stretch of DNA ACGATGAATACAGCTACGCCTTTATCTAATATAGCTAAAGTGTATGGAAAAAATGCTGTGGTTTCCCTTGTAAATGGCTATAGCATAATACATCTGGATAATCCTACAGATGAACAGATAAAGCAAAGGATTAAAGAAGTACTTGAAGGACACATTGATGATGACCTCGAAGACGATTGTCCGCTTTGCCAGGAGATGAAAGGCAAACCGTACGACATCGTCTACTACAAACAATAACCCAACTCTCAGTAGGGGATGTTTAAACGTCCCCCTACATTGTGGATAACTTATGGGAAATATAAAACGATTTTACGAAATAAATGCCGCTTATTTCCTGACTACTAATACGGAAAATAATCAAACCATATTCAGCGACCCTAAAAATTGCAAAATACTTCTCGTTACACTTGAATATTTCAAGCTTGTCCTGGACTACCGCCTGTACGGCTTCTGCATTATGCCAGATCATTTACATATTGTGATACATCCCGTCGGCATATATAACTTTTCATACATTATGAAGATGATAAAAGGTTCTTTTACAAGAAAGCTAAACAAGGCTAATGGCAAAACGGGTAAGATTTGGCAGAAAGGATTTTACGATGAATATATCAGAGACGAGCTGCACCTTGTGAAGGTATTGGAATAT from Candidatus Omnitrophota bacterium encodes:
- a CDS encoding transposase; its protein translation is MGNIKRFYEINAAYFLTTNTENNQTIFSDPKNCKILLVTLEYFKLVLDYRLYGFCIMPDHLHIVIHPVGIYNFSYIMKMIKGSFTRKLNKANGKTGKIWQKGFYDEYIRDELHLVKVLEYIHNNPLKARLVVEPEEYPFSSYNHYFQTTCQSNQIIEIDKPVL